The Vitis riparia cultivar Riparia Gloire de Montpellier isolate 1030 chromosome 3, EGFV_Vit.rip_1.0, whole genome shotgun sequence genome includes a region encoding these proteins:
- the LOC117910050 gene encoding uncharacterized protein LOC117910050 codes for MAPKHMFLLSCLVILAALHGIHAVEFEVINNAESSAGGIRFTNEIGTERSMLALSVSTYFIWDLFQQNTEQDRKDVQKVTLIIDNMDGVAYTANDEIHFNANYIGNYAGDLTMEFTGIIYHEMTHIWQWNGDGQAPRGLTEGIADFVRLSADFAPSHWVQPGEGERWDQGYDVTARFLDYCNCLSSGFVAELNKKMGSDYSEDFFVELLGKTVDELWSDYKDMYGKN; via the coding sequence ATGGCGCCTAAGCATATGTTCCTCCTCTCTTGTCTTGTAATTCTAGCAGCCCTGCATGGAATCCATGCAGTTGAATTCGAAGTCATCAACAACGCAGAAAGCAGCGCTGGTGGCATCCGCTTCACAAATGAAATTGGTACCGAACGCAGCATGTTGGCGCTAAGCGTCTCCACCTATTTCATATGGGATCTCTTCCAGCAGAACACCGAACAAGACAGAAAGGACGTGCAGAAAGTGACGTTGATAATTGATAATATGGACGGAGTTGCCTATACTGCCAACGACGAGATTCACTTTAATGCCAACTATATCGGAAACTACGCCGGCGACCTGACGATGGAATTCACTGGGATCATTTACCATGAGATGACACACATTTGGCAGTGGAATGGTGATGGACAGGCGCCAAGAGGACTAACAGAGGGAATTGCAGATTTTGTAAGGTTATCGGCTGATTTTGCCCCCAGCCACTGGGTGCAACCCGGCGAGGGTGAGAGATGGGACCAGGGTTACGATGTGACTGCTCGGTTTTTGGACTACTGCAACTGTCTTAGCAGTGGTTTTGTTGCAGAACTCAACAAGAAGATGGGAAGTGACTACAGTGAAGACTTCTTTGTTGAGCTACTTGGGAAGACAGTTGATGAGCTCTGGAGTGACTATAAGGATATGTATGGAAAAAACTAG
- the LOC117908507 gene encoding uncharacterized protein LOC117908507: protein MASRHIVLLSCFVFLAVQHGIQAVEYEVTNNAGSSAGGVRFTNEIGIPYSRQTLVSATDFIWGVFQQNTPEERKTVQKVSLIIENMDGVAYASNNEIHVNANYIGSYSGDVKSEFTGVLYHEMTHIWQWNGNGQTPGGLIEGIADYVRLKANYAPSHWVQPGQGNRWDQGYDVTARFLDYCNSLRNGFVAELNKKMRSGYSADFFVELLGKTVDQLWTDYKAKYGN, encoded by the coding sequence ATGGCTAGTAGGCACATTGTCCTTCTCTCTTGTTTTGTATTCCTAGCAGTCCAGCATGGAATCCAAGCAGTCGAGTATGAGGTCACCAACAATGCTGGAAGCAGCGCCGGTGGCGTCCGATTCACAAATGAAATCGGAATCCCGTACAGCAGGCAGACACTAGTATCTGCCACCGACTTCATATGGGGGGTCTTCCAACAGAACACTccagaagagagaaaaacggtTCAGAAAGTCAGTCTGATAATTGAAAACATGGACGGAGTAGCCTATGCTTCCAACAATGAGATTCATGTCAACGCCAACTACATCGGAAGCTACTCAGGCGATGTGAAGAGTGAATTCACTGGGGTGCTTTACCATGAGATGACACACATTTGGCAGTGGAATGGCAACGGACAGACTCCGGGGGGACTAATAGAAGGAATTGCCGATTATGTGAGGTTGAAGGCTAACTATGCCCCCAGCCACTGGGTGCAACCTGGGCAAGGGAACCGTTGGGACCAGGGCTATGATGTTACAGCTCGATTTCTGGACTACTGCAACAGCCTTAGAAATGGTTTTGTAGCAGAACTCAACAAGAAGATGAGAAGTGGGTACAGTGCAGACTTCTTCGTGGAGCTTCTGGGGAAGACAGTTGATCAGCTGTGGACTGACTATAAGGCTAAATATGGAAATTAA